The following are from one region of the Pediococcus claussenii ATCC BAA-344 genome:
- a CDS encoding ParA family protein encodes MNLKRPLTITVANQKGGAGKSTITRYLAYSLSLHGYHVLVVDEDPQSNTTKSFVVTKEHNEPDSVFVLDKTMMAGIRDHDLTDLVVNILPNLDLIPAHYDLKNLTNYLSKQYGVAEEGDANYHEVKSKKLFFLRELLEPLKSRGTYDFIFIDTPPTSSDYTDSAVGASDYVLVAFQTQSDSLDGAHNFIFNPDELPEKVNEFGVPTDVLGILPNQMQRSGSIDETVMQDAVNFFGKENMFKTIVPYKRRLQSAPRNGLRNDSYWDKDIFTSFLDNLTNEFIERVNLMESDK; translated from the coding sequence TAAGAGCACAATCACTCGTTACTTAGCCTACAGCCTGTCTCTCCACGGCTATCATGTGCTAGTCGTAGATGAAGATCCACAATCCAATACTACAAAATCATTCGTAGTAACAAAAGAACATAACGAACCAGATTCAGTTTTTGTCTTAGACAAAACAATGATGGCCGGAATCCGAGACCATGATCTAACTGATTTAGTCGTCAACATACTCCCAAATTTAGATCTTATTCCGGCCCATTATGATTTAAAGAATCTAACAAATTATCTTAGCAAACAGTATGGTGTCGCCGAAGAAGGGGACGCCAATTACCACGAAGTTAAATCGAAAAAGCTCTTCTTTTTAAGAGAATTACTTGAACCTCTCAAAAGCCGTGGAACCTATGACTTCATTTTCATTGACACACCACCAACCTCTTCTGATTATACTGACTCCGCTGTAGGAGCGAGTGATTACGTCCTTGTCGCCTTTCAAACTCAATCAGATTCTCTGGACGGGGCCCACAACTTCATTTTCAATCCAGACGAGCTACCAGAGAAGGTAAACGAGTTCGGCGTGCCAACTGATGTACTCGGTATTCTACCGAATCAAATGCAGCGATCCGGAAGTATTGACGAAACTGTAATGCAAGATGCCGTGAACTTCTTTGGAAAAGAAAATATGTTTAAGACAATTGTTCCTTACAAGCGCCGTCTACAATCCGCACCACGAAACGGTCTACGAAATGATAGTTACTGGGACAAAGATATTTTTACTTCATTCTTAGATAATCTGACGAATGAATTCATTGAACGCGTGAACTTAATGGAGAGTGACAAATGA